The Mytilus galloprovincialis chromosome 2, xbMytGall1.hap1.1, whole genome shotgun sequence genome has a window encoding:
- the LOC143062620 gene encoding uncharacterized protein LOC143062620, translating into METRYDHHEREIAEDRVIGRFASFTPKLARNALEERMYDLNIRMLYVLLTKAMKEKTEILKKIQEERTTYVKAAEHLELEYKETTSTVVELQERVDVLETENTLLTESNTELKLKCEKHVEKSRMQKEIINKLEQDLENYGEIMEKHQELKNASSKIRR; encoded by the exons ATGGAAACTCGATATGATCATCATGAGAGAGAG ATTGCCGAAGACAGAGTTATTGGCAGATTTGCAAGTTTTACTCCAAAACTTGCAAGGAATGCATTGGAAGAACGAATGTATGACTTAAACATTCGTATGTTATACGTTTTGCTAACTAAAGCTATGAAggaaaaaactgaaattttgaaaaaaattcaaGAAGAGAGGACAACATACGTTAAAGCAGCTGAACACCTTGAACTTGAATATAAAGAGACAACTAGTACAGTAGTAGAACTCCAAGAGAGAGTTGACGTTCTAGAGACTGAAAATACATTATTGACCGAAAG TAATACAGAACTCAAGTTGAAATGTGAAAAGCATGTGGAAAAGTCTAGAATGCAAAAAGAAATTATCAATAAACTTGAGCAGGATTTAGAAAACTATGGTGAAATTATGGAAAAACATCAGGAATTAAAAAATGCAAGTAGTAAAATAAGACGTTAA